One Felis catus isolate Fca126 chromosome D1, F.catus_Fca126_mat1.0, whole genome shotgun sequence DNA segment encodes these proteins:
- the TPBGL gene encoding trophoblast glycoprotein-like: protein MAPRSGQPEQRGPLLPGLLLVAAALSRPAAPCPFQCYCFGGPKLLLRCASGAELRQPPRDVPPDARNLTIVGANLTVLRAAAFAGGDADGEEEEAAAGGVRLPLLSALRLTHNNIEVVEDGAFDGLPSLTALDLSNNPLRALGGGAFRGLPALRSLQLNHALARGGPTLLAALDTALAPLDELRLVGLAGNALSRLPPAALSRPRLEQLDARLNALTGLGPDELRALERDGGLPAPRLLLADNPLSCGCAARPLLAWLRNSTERVPDARRLRCAAPRALQDRPFLDLDEARLRCADGDAYGRGEEVELAGPELEASYVFFGLVLALIGLIFLMVLYLNRRGIQRWMRNLREACRDQMEGYHYRYEQDADPRRAPAPAAPAGSRATSPGSGL from the coding sequence ATGGCCCCGCGCTCGGGACAGCCGGAGCAAAGGGGGCCGCTCCTGCCGGGGCTGCTGCTGGTGGCGGCGGCGCTGAGCCGGCCCGCCGCGCCCTGTCCCTTCCAGTGCTACTGCTTCGGCGGCCCCAAGCTGCTGTTGCGCTGCGCGTCGGGCGCCGAGCTCCGGCAGCCCCCGCGGGACGTGCCGCCCGACGCGCGCAACCTCACCATCGTGGGCGCCAACCTGACCGTGCTTCGCGCGGCCGCCTTCGCCGGCGGGGACGCtgacggggaggaggaggaggcggcagCGGGCGGCGTGCGCCTGCCGCTCCTCAGCGCGCTGCGCCTCACGCACAACAACATCGAGGTGGTGGAGGACGGCGCCTTCGACGGGCTGCCCAGCCTGACGGCGCTCGACCTGAGCAACAACCCTCTGCGCGCGCTGGGCGGCGGCGCCTTCCGCGGACTGCCCGCGCTGCGTTCCCTGCAGCTCAACCACGCGCTGGCGCGGGGCGGCCCCACGCTGCTGGCCGCGCTGGACACCGCGCTCGCCCCGCTGGACGAGCTGCGCCTGGTGGGCCTGGCGGGCAACGCGCTGAGCCGCCTGCCGCCCGCAGCTCTGAGCCGGCCGCGCCTGGAGCAGCTGGACGCGCGCCTCAACGCGTTGACCGGCCTGGGCCCCGACGAGCTGCGCGCGCTCGAGCGCGATGGCGGCCTCCCCGCGCCGCGCCTGCTGCTCGCCGACAACCCCCTGAGCTGCGGCTGTGCCGCGCGCCCCCTGCTGGCCTGGCTGCGCAACTCCACTGAGCGCGTACCCGACGCGCGGCGCCTGCGCTGCGCCGCCCCGCGGGCGCTGCAGGACCGGCCTTTCCTGGACCTGGACGAGGCTCGGCTGCGCTGTGCCGACGGCGATGCATACGGTCGCGGGGAAGAAGTGGAACTCGCCGGCCCGGAGCTGGAAGCCTCCTACGTCTTCTTCGGGCTGGTGCTGGCGCTCATCGGCCTCATCTTCCTCATGGTGCTCTACCTAAACCGCCGCGGCATCCAGCGCTGGATGCGCAACTTGCGCGAGGCCTGCCGGGACCAGATGGAGGGCTACCACTACCGCTATGAGCAGGACGCCGACCCTCGCCGCGCGCCCGCTCCGGCTGCCCCCGCCGGCTCCCGTGCCACTTCCCCGGGCTCGGGCCTCTga